CGGCCATGGCGGTGACGGACAGCGAGGAGGTGTTCGTGGCGAGGATGCATTCGGGAGAGACGATTGCCTCCACCTCGGCGAAGACCTGCTTCTTGATGTGGAGTTCTTCGAAGACGGCTTCAATGACGAAGTCGGCATCGGCGAAGGCTTCCTTGGAGACAGAACCGGTAACCAGTGCCTTGGTCCTGTTGGCGGCGTCGGGCTTGATGCGCTTCTTGGCCAGCATCTTGTCCACTTCGGCATGGACGTACGCCACGCCCTTGTCCACGCGTGCCTGATCGATGTCCGTCATCACGACGGGCACCTTGAGCTGCCGGGCGAAGAGCAGCGCCAATTGGCTGGCCATCAGTCCGGCACCGACCACGCCGATCTTGGTCACGGGGCGGGCAAGCTTGCGGTCGGGGGCTCCGGCGGGACGCTTGGAGCGCTTCTGCACGAGGTCCAGGAACGCGTACACCGTGGAACGGAACTCGTCGGTCTGCATGAGCCCGGCGAGCGTCTCGCATTCGAGGGCAGCGGACTCGGCTTGGGTCATGGTGCGGTTGGCTTCCATGACGTCCAGGACCTTGGCCGGTGCGGGGGAGGCATTGGAGGTCTTCGCCTCGACGAAGTCGCGTCCTGCGGCCACCGACGCGGCCCACCGGGTGGCAACGTTTTCTTCGGTGGGGTCCACGGAGTTCTTCCGCTCAGGCGTCACCTCGCCGGAGATAACACGCGCCGCCCATGCGAGCGACTGTTCAACGAAGTCGGCAGGTTCGAAGATGGCGTCGGCAACGCCAAGCTCGAAGGCCTGTGGTCCGGTGAGGGTCTTGTTGTTGCTGAGGGGGTTCTCGATCATGACCTTTACGGCGTTCTCGGGACCGATGAGGCGCGGAAGGATGTACACCCCACCCCACCCCGGGACCAGGCCAATGAACGCTTCAGGCAGGGCGAGGGCACCGGCACCCGTGGAGACGGTGCGGTAGGTGGATTGCAGGGCGATCTCCAGCCCGCCACCCAAGGCAAGGCCGTTGATGAAGGCGAAGCTCGGAACGCCGAGGTCGGCGAGGGTGGCATAGACGGCGTGGCCCAGTTGCGCCATCCATAGGCCGTGCTCGCGTTCCTTCAGGGTCTTCACCGCTGAAAGGTCAGCGCCTGCGACCAGGAAATAGGGCTTGCCGGTGACGCCCACGCCCACGATTTCTCCCTTGGATGCCCGCGCTTTGAGGCCTTCCAGGACGCTGCCGAGCTCCACCAGGGTGTTGGGTCCAAGGGTGGTGGGCTTGGAGTGGTCCAAGCCGTTGTCCAGGGTAATCAGCGCAAACGTTCCTGCACCGCCTGGGAGTTCGATGTCCTGGACGTAGGAATGCGTGACGACTTCGTCGGGGAAGAGGGCGGCGAGCTTCTGGAATTCGGCGGCGCTCATGCTGCGGCTCCTTCGGTGGTGGCTGTGGTGGCCTGGTCGGTGGCAAAAGATTCGTAATCGGCGTGGTGCGGGTTTTCCCAAATCACGGTGGCACCCATACCCAGCCCGATGCACATGGTGGTGATGCCATAGCGGACCGAGGGGTCCTCTTCGAACTGGCGTGCGAGCTGGTTCATCAAACGAACGCCCGAGGAAGCGAGGGGATGTCCGACGGCGATCGCGCCACCGTAGCGGTTGACCCGGGGATCGTCGTCCGAAATGCCGAAGTGGTCCAGGAAGCTCAGGACCTGGACTGCGAACGCTTCGTTGATTTCGAACAGTCCGATGTCTTCGATGCCCAGGCCGGCGTTCCGGAGGGCTTTCTCTGTGGCGGGGACCGGGCCGATGCCCATGACTTCAGGTTCGACGCCGGCAAAGGCGTAGGAGACGAGGCGCATTTTGACGGGAAGGCCAAGTTCCTCGGCAGCATCGGCCGAGGCAAGCACTGCGGCCGTGGCGCCGTCGTTCAACCCTGCGGCGTTGCCCGCGGTGACCCGCCCGTGCGCGCGGAATGGAGTGCGAAGCCCGGCAAGGTCCTCAACCGTAGTTCCGGGGCGCGGGGGTTCGTCCGTGGTGTGCAGTGCCCAGCCCTGTCCGGGTTTCATGGTGGCGACGGGAACCAGGTCATGCTGGATTTGTCCGTTGGAGTAGGCGGCTGCGAGCTTCGCCTGGGAACCGGCCGCGTAGGCGTCCGTCCGTTCCTTGGTGATTGCGGGGAAGCGGTCGTGCAGGTTCTCGGCGGTGTTGCCCATGTTCAGTGCCGCAGGGTCCACGAGGCGTTCGGACATGAAGCGCGGATTGGGGTCCGCTCCGGCGCCCATGGGGTGGTTGCCCATGTGTTCTACGCCGCCAGCGATGACGACGTCGTACGCGCCGAAGCCGATGCCGCTCGCCGTCGTCGTTACTGCCGTCATGGCGCCTGCGCACATGCGGTCGATCGCGAAGCCGGGAACTGTGCGGGGGAGTCCGGCCAGCAGGGCGGCCGTGCGGCCGATGGTGAGGCCCTGGTCCCCGGTTTGGGTGGTTGCCGCTATGGCGACCTCGTCCACACGATCGGCGGGCAATGATGGATTGCGCCGCATCAGTTCCCGGATGCATTTCACCACGAGGTCATCGGCGCGGGTGCCTGCATAGATGCCCTTTTCCCCGGCCTTGCCGAAGGGGGTGCGGACTCCGTCGACGAAGACGACGTCGCGGACGTTCCTCTGGGCGCTGCGTGCTGGACTCATGTATTAACTCCTCGTTGAGACATGGCGCCGGAGGCCGCGCTGCGGGCATCCGGTTGGCATTGATGGCAATGTTACTCGTGGGTAACTTAGCTTGCAAGGCTGGCCGACGCGAGACCGTCACGCTGTGGGAAAACGAAAGCCCGCCACCCGAACCGGGGTTCGGGTGGCGGGCTTGAATCAGCACGCTCAGCTGGCTTCCTTGGACTTCGTTTCCTTGGCTGGAAGCGGTTCGGGGTTCAAGCACGCTGCGGTGAGGATCGGGGCGGTCAAGGAAATCTGCCACTCCCGGGCGCCCAAGGACCGCAACTCGGCGGAGACCGATTCGAGCGCAACGTCCGCCGGTGGCCGCCAGGTGATCCGGCGCAGGTAGTCCGGGGTCAGGAGGTTCTCGACAGGAAGGTTGAGTTCCTCTGCGAGGGCCTGCAGTGCGGGCCGGGCGGTGGCCAGGCGTGCCGCGGCCTCGGGATCCCGGTCCACCCACACCCTGGGAGGTGGCGGCGCGTTGGTGGGCAAGTGCAGGGGCGGGAGGTCCGTGAGGGTCCTGGCAATAGTGATGCACCGCAACCAGCGTGGGGCCTCGCGTTGAGCGGACCGGCCATGGAATCCCTTGGTAGCCAGAAGCTGCGGGACCGTGGTGGGCATGGCTTTGGCAGCGGCCACGAGGGCGGAGTCCGGAATCAGCCGGCCGGGTGCGACGTCTCGTTTGCGGGCCAGTTGATCGCGTTCCTGCCAGAGTTCCCGGACAGCGGCCAGCTGGCGGCGGTCGCGGATCTGGTGGAGGCCGGACGTCTTGCGCCATGGATCGACGCGCGGCGGGGAAATTCCCGCGGCAAGGATTCCAGCGAATTCCTGTTCGGCGTAATCGAGCTTGCCGTCCGCTTCGAGCAATTCGATCAGCTCTTCGCGGAGTTCGGCGAGGACCTCGACGTCCAAGGCGGCGTATCGCAGCCACGGCTCGGGCAGGGGGCGGGTGGACCAGTCAGCCGCGGAGTGCTCCTTGGCGAGGCCGAACCCGAGGAGTTGCTCGATCACGGCAGCGAGTCCGACGCGGGGGAGGCCTGCAAGTCGGGCAGCAAGTTCAGTGTCGAAAAGTTTGTCAGGCCACATGCCCAGCTCCGAAAGGCAGGGCAGGTCCTGGGTGGCCGCGTGCAGGATCCATTCGACGCCCCTGAGGGCGTCGTTGATGATGGCCAGATCGTCGAAGGGCTCGGGATCGATCAGCCAGGTGCCGGCGCCTTCACGCCGGATCTGGACAAGGAAAGCGCGTTGGCCGTAGCGGAAGCCTGAGGCGCGCTCAGCGTCCACTCCTGCCGGTCCCGTCCCAGCGGCGATGGCGGCGGCGCACCGCTCCAAACCGGCCGGGGTGTCGATGACAACCGGCACGCCTTCGCGCGGGGTGTCAAGATCAATAATTTCAGGGACGTGGCTGTCGAAGCCGTCAACCTTGATGTGGGTGGTGGTTTCAGCAGCCGGATCGCCGGCTGTGGTGTTTTCCGGATTTTCAGGGGTCATGGTGGCTTAAGCTTACCGATTCCCGTCACAACGGTATGCTGCGGGGGCGGCGGCGAAGCGGCCAGTGGAATGTTCCGGGGTCAATTGAGCCTCCTGTTGGGTAGTCCGGTGACGCCTGGCGGAAGGGGCGGCAGTCCGGCGAAGGTACAGACCATGTCGGACCACGCTTCCAAATGGGCTTGGACGTCGGCGCTTGCGGGTGTCCAGGAGGCGCGAAGCTCGATGTCGATGGTGTCCGGCCGCTCTGCCAGGGTGCCGAAGCTTTCGGAGAGGATCCTGGTGGCGGTGCCTCCGGCCGCACGATGGGGAGCCGCATGGTTCTCCAGCGCATCCACCAGCCACGTCCAGGCAACGGAGCCCAGCATGGCATCGTTCCCCATCTCGGCGTCCATCTGGGCCCGGATGTACGTGACAATGCGGAATTCGCCCTCCCACACCGCGGACCCGTCGGGGTCATGCAGGAGGATGAAGCGGCCCGTAGCGAGCTCGTCGTCGTCATCCGTGGACGGACTGTTGGCGTGGCTCTGGGCGAAAGCCTTGGCTGCTGGTCCATGGACAGGGACCTGCCGGGTAGCTGCAGTGGGGCTGAACACTTCCGCTCCCAGGGCCACGGCGTAGGGCGCCAGCCGGGCGGGGGCAGGGATCTCCTCAAGCCGCAGTTCGCTGCGGCATTGTGCTTTGCGTAGTGTTCCCAGGGCGAAGAGAAAGTCCGCGGGAACCTGTGCGAGGGCGTTCACCCTCGCAGGTTATGCGTTCGGGGCGGCGATTCTACGCAGGCTCGCCGCCCCGGAGCGCAAGGGTTATTTGGACCCGAGCTCGCGCCGGATCCCTTCGACGAACGCGTCGATGTCCTCCGGCGTGGTGTCGAAGGAGCACATCCAGCGGACTTCGCGTCGGGCGGCGTCCCAGTCATAGAACGCGAATGACTTCCGAAGCCGGTCCGCTACGCCCTCCGGGAGGATGGCGAACACTCCGTTGGACTGGGTCGCCTGGGTGGGTTCAACGCCGTCGATCGCTTCCACGGCTGTGCGGAGGCGGGCCGCCATGGCGTTGGCGTGCGCGGCGGACCGCAGCCACAGGCCGTCTTCGAGCAAGGCGATGAACTGGGCGGAGATGAACCGCATCTTCGACGCGAGTTGCATGTTCATTTTGCGCAGGAACTTCAGGCCGTCGGCTGCCTCAGGGTTCAGGGCCACCACGACCTCACCGAAAAGCAGCCCGTTCTTGGTGCCGCCGAAGGAGAGGATGTCCACGCCGGCGTCGCGGGTGAAGGCGCGCAGGGGGACTCCAAGGTGGGCTGCCGCGTTGGCCAGCCGGGCTCCGTCCATGTGCAGCTTCATGCCCTTGGCGTGGGCGTGGTCGGCAATGGCGCGCACTTCCGCGGGCGTGTAGCAGGTGCCCAGTTCCGTGGTTTGGGTGATGGAAACGGCAAGGGGCTGGG
This Paenarthrobacter sp. GOM3 DNA region includes the following protein-coding sequences:
- a CDS encoding 3-hydroxyacyl-CoA dehydrogenase NAD-binding domain-containing protein: MSAAEFQKLAALFPDEVVTHSYVQDIELPGGAGTFALITLDNGLDHSKPTTLGPNTLVELGSVLEGLKARASKGEIVGVGVTGKPYFLVAGADLSAVKTLKEREHGLWMAQLGHAVYATLADLGVPSFAFINGLALGGGLEIALQSTYRTVSTGAGALALPEAFIGLVPGWGGVYILPRLIGPENAVKVMIENPLSNNKTLTGPQAFELGVADAIFEPADFVEQSLAWAARVISGEVTPERKNSVDPTEENVATRWAASVAAGRDFVEAKTSNASPAPAKVLDVMEANRTMTQAESAALECETLAGLMQTDEFRSTVYAFLDLVQKRSKRPAGAPDRKLARPVTKIGVVGAGLMASQLALLFARQLKVPVVMTDIDQARVDKGVAYVHAEVDKMLAKKRIKPDAANRTKALVTGSVSKEAFADADFVIEAVFEELHIKKQVFAEVEAIVSPECILATNTSSLSVTAMAEDLKHPERLVGFHFFNPVAVMPLLEIVRAPKTDDAVLATAFELAKGLKKTAVLVKDAAAFVVNRILLRLMGEVIAAFDEGTPAEVADTALRPMGLPMSPFTLSAMVGLPVAQHVQESLHAAFGDRFPVSQNLQKLIDNGVKSLWVPGPDGSPAIPAETLAIMSFGNTPSTGEEVLRRTQDALAEEIGLMLAEGVVAGPEDIDLCVIMGAGWPMFLGGITPYLDRVGASERVNGKRFLAPGVASAPA
- a CDS encoding threonine aldolase family protein translates to MHSAPGSAGPVQLHDPSVRGFASDNYSGVHPEVLAALAAANGGHQVSYGEDVYTARLQEVLEQQFGPGIESFPVFNGTGANVLSLQSLLPRWGAVICASTAHINMDENGAPERVGGIKLLQVPTDDGKLTPELIDREAWGWGDEHRAQPLAVSITQTTELGTCYTPAEVRAIADHAHAKGMKLHMDGARLANAAAHLGVPLRAFTRDAGVDILSFGGTKNGLLFGEVVVALNPEAADGLKFLRKMNMQLASKMRFISAQFIALLEDGLWLRSAAHANAMAARLRTAVEAIDGVEPTQATQSNGVFAILPEGVADRLRKSFAFYDWDAARREVRWMCSFDTTPEDIDAFVEGIRRELGSK
- a CDS encoding thiolase family protein, producing the protein MSPARSAQRNVRDVVFVDGVRTPFGKAGEKGIYAGTRADDLVVKCIRELMRRNPSLPADRVDEVAIAATTQTGDQGLTIGRTAALLAGLPRTVPGFAIDRMCAGAMTAVTTTASGIGFGAYDVVIAGGVEHMGNHPMGAGADPNPRFMSERLVDPAALNMGNTAENLHDRFPAITKERTDAYAAGSQAKLAAAYSNGQIQHDLVPVATMKPGQGWALHTTDEPPRPGTTVEDLAGLRTPFRAHGRVTAGNAAGLNDGATAAVLASADAAEELGLPVKMRLVSYAFAGVEPEVMGIGPVPATEKALRNAGLGIEDIGLFEINEAFAVQVLSFLDHFGISDDDPRVNRYGGAIAVGHPLASSGVRLMNQLARQFEEDPSVRYGITTMCIGLGMGATVIWENPHHADYESFATDQATTATTEGAAA
- a CDS encoding DUF3000 domain-containing protein, translating into MNALAQVPADFLFALGTLRKAQCRSELRLEEIPAPARLAPYAVALGAEVFSPTAATRQVPVHGPAAKAFAQSHANSPSTDDDDELATGRFILLHDPDGSAVWEGEFRIVTYIRAQMDAEMGNDAMLGSVAWTWLVDALENHAAPHRAAGGTATRILSESFGTLAERPDTIDIELRASWTPASADVQAHLEAWSDMVCTFAGLPPLPPGVTGLPNRRLN
- a CDS encoding HRDC domain-containing protein; protein product: MTPENPENTTAGDPAAETTTHIKVDGFDSHVPEIIDLDTPREGVPVVIDTPAGLERCAAAIAAGTGPAGVDAERASGFRYGQRAFLVQIRREGAGTWLIDPEPFDDLAIINDALRGVEWILHAATQDLPCLSELGMWPDKLFDTELAARLAGLPRVGLAAVIEQLLGFGLAKEHSAADWSTRPLPEPWLRYAALDVEVLAELREELIELLEADGKLDYAEQEFAGILAAGISPPRVDPWRKTSGLHQIRDRRQLAAVRELWQERDQLARKRDVAPGRLIPDSALVAAAKAMPTTVPQLLATKGFHGRSAQREAPRWLRCITIARTLTDLPPLHLPTNAPPPPRVWVDRDPEAAARLATARPALQALAEELNLPVENLLTPDYLRRITWRPPADVALESVSAELRSLGAREWQISLTAPILTAACLNPEPLPAKETKSKEAS